The DNA sequence TGGGGGAGTTCTAAAAACTTATCCCGATAAAATTGTTCTAAGGTGAAATCCAATTTATAACCTTGAACCGAGTCTATGCACTTTTGTCCTAAGAATTGAGTTATTTCTTCTTTTGTCAATCCTGTTTTGTGACTTAAATCAAGCTTCCTGAATACATGCATTACATTTTCTCCCATGTCGATTTCCACAGAATCTTGATTCAAAGTAGAAAATGTCAATTCAAATTCATCATGGTACAGAGCTTTTAAAATTTGATTGTCATAATCGATTTGAACCTTGGCGGTCGAATCCGCACCTAACATCCCCAATCGGTGATTATCAAAATCGATGAAAAAACCTTCAGTACCACTGGTTATTCCATGGATTGAATCGTGAATAAACTCTCTAGGGTTATAATCAAGCCAAACCCCTTCTAGCTTTTGGGCTTCACAGCTTATAAGCCCAATTAGGAATAACATGATTAGATTATATTTTCTCAAGCTTTGAATCCTTTATTTGAACTTTACTTTTCCATTCCAGCCTTTCAAAGACATTTTGTTTCGATTGCTGTTTTGGCCTCTTCCTTTCCTAATTTCAAGGCTCGCTTATCCCATCAGTCATGCCAAAATCGTTATATAATTCAATCTAACAATTGCAATACGCTTAACACTACACAATGGTCTGTTGCTTTTTCGTTACATAGTACTTTGGTTTCCAACACACACCATTTGTTTGCCGGCCTAAAAAGCACGTAATCTATTTTTGCCCTTGGGTCGCTTGCCGGTGCCGTAGGGGTATTTTCTGCATCTGATCGTTGCCATTGCTTAAACAGAATCCCCATGGTTTCACTATCTGGTCTGGCATTGAGGTCTCCGGCCAAAATTGTAGGTATGTCGTTTGTTGCAAACAATTCATTGAGTTGTTTTGCTTGATTGATCCTATCGGTCTCATCTCTGGTATGATCTAAATGTGTACCTATAAAACGAATAGGGTCTCCGCTTTTTAACTGCACATTTACTTCCAATGCAGCACGGGGTTCTTTGCCTTCCCCAGCTGCCAAAGCATGGTTTTTGGTATGTAAAAATGAATATTTGGAAAGCACGCCCTCACCATATTCACCCCCGTTGTAAGGCATCGCTTTTCCGAATAGCGGCGCCATTTTTGTGCGCTGGCCCAATTCGGTGGCCAAATCGTAACCCAAGGCCCTTTTGGTCTTAAAATCCACTTCTTGCAAGGCTACCAGATCAGGGGCTTCATTATTGATGATGGATGCCAATAGATCCAAATCGAATTTTTTATCGGCGCCAACGGTCTCTCCATGGTAAATATTAAAGCTGAGTACACGAACGATGCGCGTTGAATCTACTTTTGTTTGTGCGTTTGTGTGAAACACACCGCATAGGAGTAACAATAAAAGCTTTTTCATCTTCATTTATTTCAATTGTACGGTCGTTGTTACCGCTGGATGGT is a window from the Muricauda sp. SCSIO 65647 genome containing:
- a CDS encoding endonuclease/exonuclease/phosphatase family protein; this translates as MKKLLLLLLCGVFHTNAQTKVDSTRIVRVLSFNIYHGETVGADKKFDLDLLASIINNEAPDLVALQEVDFKTKRALGYDLATELGQRTKMAPLFGKAMPYNGGEYGEGVLSKYSFLHTKNHALAAGEGKEPRAALEVNVQLKSGDPIRFIGTHLDHTRDETDRINQAKQLNELFATNDIPTILAGDLNARPDSETMGILFKQWQRSDAENTPTAPASDPRAKIDYVLFRPANKWCVLETKVLCNEKATDHCVVLSVLQLLD